The following are encoded together in the Streptomyces asoensis genome:
- a CDS encoding LCP family protein codes for MRETAGSGGLLGPGAGASADGRGLLRRRRRRWLGCGAAVAGVLVLGTGVAGWVVYAKLDGNITPDDAAAAELARYAAERPTSLVKDAQNILLIGSDSRSGDGNRKYGRDSGTERSDTTILLHLAAGRRSATAVSVPRDLMVDVPGCLGPDGKRTRPVFTMFNHAFQSGGSACTIRTVEKLTGVRVDHHVVVDFSGFKDMVDAVDGVQVCLREPIDDKDAKLRLPAGKVTLDGEQALGYVRVRKTLGDGSDTDRMDRQQRFLGALVNKVQSNDVLLNPVKLYPVLDAATSSLTTDPALASLRGLYELVRGLRDIPTEHVQFLTVPRESYVRDPNRDQLVEPEAEKLFERLRTDAPVVISQKIPTNPAPVESGDYGPFVTRVVGPAASAGVSPTPPAPTFRGNTAAEDGCG; via the coding sequence GTGAGGGAAACGGCGGGTTCCGGTGGGCTCCTCGGGCCGGGCGCGGGGGCGTCCGCGGACGGGCGGGGCCTTCTGCGGCGGCGCCGGCGGCGGTGGCTGGGGTGCGGGGCGGCGGTGGCGGGTGTGCTCGTCCTGGGGACGGGGGTGGCCGGGTGGGTCGTCTACGCGAAGCTCGACGGGAACATCACGCCCGACGACGCGGCGGCCGCGGAACTCGCGCGGTACGCCGCGGAGCGGCCGACCTCGCTGGTGAAGGACGCGCAGAACATCCTGCTCATAGGGTCCGACTCACGGTCGGGGGACGGGAACCGCAAGTACGGGCGGGACTCCGGGACCGAGCGGTCCGACACCACGATCCTGCTGCATCTGGCGGCCGGGCGGCGCAGCGCCACCGCCGTCTCCGTCCCGCGCGACCTGATGGTGGACGTGCCGGGCTGTCTGGGGCCGGACGGCAAGCGGACCCGGCCGGTGTTCACGATGTTCAACCACGCCTTCCAGAGCGGCGGTTCGGCCTGCACGATCCGCACGGTGGAGAAGCTGACGGGGGTGCGTGTCGACCATCACGTGGTCGTCGACTTCAGCGGCTTCAAGGACATGGTGGACGCCGTGGACGGGGTGCAGGTGTGCCTGCGGGAGCCGATCGACGACAAGGACGCGAAGCTGCGGCTGCCCGCCGGGAAGGTCACCCTCGACGGGGAGCAGGCGCTCGGTTACGTCCGGGTCCGCAAGACGCTCGGGGACGGCAGCGACACCGACCGGATGGACCGGCAGCAGCGGTTCCTCGGGGCGCTCGTCAACAAGGTGCAGAGCAATGACGTCCTGCTGAACCCGGTGAAGCTGTACCCGGTGCTGGACGCGGCCACCTCGTCGCTGACCACCGACCCGGCCCTGGCGAGTCTGCGCGGTCTCTACGAACTCGTGCGCGGTTTGCGGGACATTCCCACCGAACATGTGCAATTCCTGACCGTTCCGCGGGAGTCGTACGTCCGTGACCCCAATCGCGACCAACTGGTGGAGCCCGAGGCGGAGAAACTGTTCGAACGGCTGCGCACGGACGCGCCCGTGGTGATTTCTCAGAAGATTCCCACGAATCCCGCCCCTGTGGAGTCGGGTGATTACGGTCCGTTCGTGACGCGGGTGGTGGGGCCTGCGGCTTCCGCAGGGGTTTCGCCCACTCCGCCCGCCCCCACGTTCCGCGGCAACACCGCCGCCGAGGACGGCTGCGGGTAA
- a CDS encoding LCP family protein gives MDAQGRGRAENIDPADQWVLNPNTGEYELRLGPSAPQSAVPGPRRSGSGSGSGGGTAGAARGRTAAPDRQSSSPGEAADAAVPSPRRRRGVPAEEPAANRRGRRPVKKKSKAKKILLWTGGIMAFVLVGTAGAAYLYLEHLNDNITSVSDDGASTGGFSKDKAINLLVIGTDKRTGSGNEGYGDANSVGHADTTILLHVSKDRTNATALSIPRDLIVNVPDCQTEQADGSTKVIKGSDNVRFNTSLGQDERTPSCTVRTVTALTGIQADNFMVADFNAVKTLTTAVGGVDVCLAKDIDDEDSHLKLSKGTHTIEGEQALAFVRTRHSVGFGGDLSRIALQQQFLSALMRKLKSNDTLTSPTKMIKLAEAGTKALTVDSQLDSIDKLKDLGLELGKLNVKNLTFTTVPVVDNPAEKVKATVVVNKSTAPTVFQMIKDDVSFTEVKEQAAASKNAAAAAAAARLKGTQSAASAVRVQVMNGGAPAGSAQETLNWLQNDEGVTKSENAGNAPAVLSRTTLEYAPDQADQARKLAAVMGLPGTALKPGKSVENSQGLPTMTLTLGKDFKGAGVSLTAPTAVPDTVQKSTADKVECAK, from the coding sequence GTGGACGCGCAAGGCCGTGGGCGGGCGGAGAACATCGATCCCGCAGACCAGTGGGTGCTCAATCCGAACACCGGTGAATACGAACTGCGACTGGGCCCTTCCGCTCCGCAGTCGGCGGTGCCCGGGCCTCGTCGGTCCGGCTCCGGCTCCGGCTCCGGCGGGGGGACCGCGGGCGCCGCGCGCGGCCGTACGGCGGCGCCGGACCGGCAGTCGTCCTCGCCCGGCGAGGCAGCGGACGCGGCGGTGCCGTCGCCACGCCGCCGCCGGGGCGTACCGGCGGAGGAGCCGGCCGCGAACCGGCGCGGACGCCGGCCGGTGAAGAAGAAGTCGAAGGCGAAGAAGATCCTGCTGTGGACCGGCGGGATCATGGCCTTCGTCCTGGTGGGCACCGCAGGTGCGGCCTACCTGTATCTGGAGCACCTCAACGACAACATCACCTCCGTCTCCGACGACGGCGCGAGCACCGGTGGCTTCAGCAAGGACAAGGCGATCAACCTGCTGGTGATCGGCACCGACAAGCGCACCGGTTCGGGCAACGAGGGCTACGGCGACGCCAACAGCGTGGGGCACGCGGACACCACGATCCTGCTGCACGTCTCCAAGGACCGCACGAACGCGACCGCGCTGAGCATCCCGCGCGACCTGATCGTGAACGTCCCGGACTGCCAGACGGAGCAGGCGGACGGCTCCACCAAGGTCATCAAGGGCTCGGACAACGTCCGCTTCAACACCAGTCTCGGACAGGACGAGCGCACGCCGAGCTGCACCGTGCGCACGGTCACCGCGCTGACCGGGATCCAGGCCGACAACTTCATGGTCGCCGACTTCAACGCGGTCAAGACGCTGACCACGGCGGTCGGCGGTGTCGACGTGTGCCTGGCCAAGGACATCGACGACGAGGACTCGCACCTGAAGCTGTCGAAGGGCACGCACACCATCGAGGGCGAGCAGGCGCTGGCCTTCGTGCGCACCCGGCACTCCGTCGGCTTCGGCGGCGACCTCAGCCGGATCGCGTTGCAGCAGCAGTTCCTGAGCGCGCTGATGCGCAAGCTGAAGTCGAACGACACGCTCACCAGCCCCACCAAGATGATCAAGCTGGCGGAGGCGGGCACCAAGGCGCTGACCGTCGACTCCCAGCTGGACAGCATCGACAAGCTGAAGGACCTCGGTCTGGAGCTGGGCAAGCTCAACGTCAAGAACCTGACCTTCACCACCGTGCCGGTGGTCGACAACCCGGCCGAGAAGGTCAAGGCCACGGTCGTCGTGAACAAGTCGACCGCGCCCACGGTCTTCCAGATGATCAAGGACGATGTCTCGTTCACCGAGGTGAAGGAGCAGGCGGCGGCGTCCAAGAACGCGGCGGCCGCGGCCGCGGCGGCGCGTCTCAAGGGCACGCAGTCGGCGGCCTCCGCGGTGCGGGTGCAGGTCATGAACGGGGGCGCCCCGGCCGGCAGCGCACAGGAAACTCTTAATTGGCTCCAGAATGATGAGGGCGTGACGAAGTCCGAGAACGCGGGCAACGCGCCCGCGGTGCTGAGCAGGACGACGCTCGAGTACGCGCCCGACCAGGCCGATCAGGCCCGTAAGCTCGCCGCCGTCATGGGGCTGCCCGGGACCGCGCTGAAACCGGGCAAGAGCGTCGAGAACTCCCAGGGTCTGCCGACGATGACACTGACGCTGGGCAAGGACTTCAAGGGCGCGGGAGTCTCGCTCACGGCTCCGACCGCCGTGCCGGACACGGTGCAGAAGTCCACGGCGGACAAGGTCGAGTGCGCCAAGTAG
- a CDS encoding nucleotidyltransferase family protein → MTEAILLVGGKGTRLRPLTVHTPKPMVRAAGVPFLTHQLARARAAGVDHIVLATSYLAEVFEPYFGDGSALGLHLEYVTEEEPLGTGGAIRNVASRLHSGPDDPVLIFNGDILTGLDIGALVATHEETRADVSLHLTKVADPRAYGLVPTDGTGRVLAFLEKPQTPEEIVTDQINAGAYVFRRSVIDTIPQGRPVSVERETFPGLLAAGAHLQGMVDSTYWLDLGTPEAFVRGSADLVLGRAPSPAVPGRCGDRLVLPTARVAPDAKLTGGTVVGEGAFVAEGARISGSTILPGAVIEPGAVVTDSLIGTRARVGERSVLTGTVIGDGAVVGPDNELREGVRVWCDARIPAGAVRFSSDQ, encoded by the coding sequence GTGACAGAAGCGATCCTCCTGGTCGGCGGCAAGGGCACCCGGCTGCGCCCCCTCACGGTGCACACGCCCAAACCCATGGTCAGGGCGGCGGGGGTGCCGTTCCTCACGCATCAGCTGGCGCGGGCACGAGCGGCGGGCGTGGACCACATCGTCCTCGCGACGAGCTATCTGGCCGAGGTCTTCGAGCCGTACTTCGGCGACGGCTCCGCGCTCGGCCTGCACCTCGAGTACGTGACGGAGGAGGAGCCCCTCGGCACGGGCGGCGCGATCCGCAACGTGGCGTCGCGGCTGCACTCGGGACCCGACGACCCGGTCCTGATCTTCAACGGTGACATCCTCACCGGCCTGGACATCGGCGCCCTGGTGGCCACCCACGAGGAGACCCGGGCGGACGTCTCCCTGCACCTGACGAAGGTGGCGGACCCGAGGGCCTACGGCCTGGTCCCCACGGACGGCACGGGCCGGGTCCTCGCGTTCCTGGAGAAGCCGCAGACGCCCGAGGAGATCGTCACCGACCAGATCAACGCGGGCGCGTACGTCTTCCGCCGCTCGGTCATCGACACGATCCCGCAGGGCCGCCCGGTGTCGGTGGAGCGCGAGACGTTCCCCGGCCTCCTCGCGGCCGGCGCCCACCTCCAGGGCATGGTCGACTCGACGTACTGGCTGGACCTCGGCACACCCGAGGCCTTCGTGCGGGGCTCGGCCGACCTGGTCCTCGGCCGGGCGCCGTCCCCGGCCGTCCCGGGACGCTGCGGCGACCGCCTGGTCCTGCCGACGGCCCGGGTCGCGCCCGACGCGAAGCTGACGGGCGGCACGGTGGTGGGCGAGGGCGCGTTCGTCGCCGAGGGCGCGCGGATCTCCGGCTCGACGATCCTGCCGGGCGCGGTCATCGAACCCGGCGCGGTCGTCACCGACTCCCTCATCGGCACCCGGGCCCGCGTGGGCGAACGCTCCGTGCTCACCGGCACGGTCATCGGGGACGGCGCGGTCGTCGGCCCCGACAACGAACTCCGCGAGGGCGTGCGGGTGTGGTGCGACGCGAGGATCCCGGCCGGCGCCGTCCGCTTCTCCTCCGACCAGTAG
- a CDS encoding DNA-3-methyladenine glycosylase family protein has product MSGRFSPRPTRTTVRGGYTTVPAGVPRQASAAGRVRDWVPQGPLDLGLVLGPLRRGPGDPTFRATPDGSVWRATLTPSGPGTLRVAAAGGTVRGEAWGPGAEWLLDRMPDLLGASDAPEAFVPRHRVVATAGHRRPGLRLTRTGLVLESLIPSVLEQKVTTDEAYRAWRLLVRKFGEPAPGPAAGGRLWVMPAPRTWALIPSWEWHRAGVDDKRASTILRAVRVAGRMEEATRMTAAEAQARLEVVPGIGPWTSAETVQRSHGAADAVTVGDLHLPGIVGWALAGNRDADDSVMLELLEPYAGQRHRAARLILLSGRVPARRMPKMPRWDIGSL; this is encoded by the coding sequence GTGTCAGGACGGTTCTCCCCCCGGCCCACGCGCACCACCGTGCGCGGCGGGTACACCACGGTGCCCGCGGGCGTGCCGCGGCAGGCGTCGGCGGCGGGGCGGGTGCGGGACTGGGTGCCGCAGGGGCCGCTCGATCTCGGGCTGGTGCTCGGGCCGCTCAGACGGGGGCCCGGTGATCCCACGTTCCGCGCGACGCCCGACGGATCGGTGTGGCGGGCCACGCTCACGCCCTCCGGGCCGGGGACACTGCGCGTCGCCGCGGCCGGCGGCACGGTGCGCGGGGAGGCGTGGGGTCCGGGCGCGGAGTGGCTGCTCGACCGGATGCCCGACCTGCTCGGCGCTTCCGACGCGCCGGAGGCGTTCGTGCCCCGGCACCGCGTGGTGGCGACGGCGGGACACCGGCGGCCGGGCCTGCGGCTGACGCGGACCGGGCTGGTCCTTGAGTCGCTGATCCCCTCGGTGCTGGAGCAGAAGGTCACCACCGACGAGGCGTACCGGGCCTGGCGCCTGCTGGTGCGCAAGTTCGGGGAGCCCGCGCCGGGCCCCGCGGCGGGCGGACGGCTCTGGGTGATGCCGGCGCCCCGGACCTGGGCGCTGATCCCCTCCTGGGAGTGGCACCGGGCGGGCGTCGACGACAAGCGGGCCTCGACGATCCTGCGGGCCGTCCGGGTCGCCGGGCGGATGGAGGAGGCGACGCGGATGACCGCGGCCGAGGCGCAGGCCCGGCTGGAGGTCGTGCCGGGCATCGGACCGTGGACGTCCGCGGAGACGGTGCAGCGCAGCCACGGGGCTGCGGACGCGGTGACCGTGGGCGATCTGCATCTGCCGGGGATCGTCGGGTGGGCGCTGGCGGGGAACCGTGACGCGGACGACTCGGTGATGCTGGAGCTGCTGGAGCCGTACGCCGGGCAGCGGCACCGGGCGGCCCGGCTCATCCTGCTGAGCGGCCGGGTGCCGGCCCGGCGGATGCCGAAGATGCCCCGGTGGGACATCGGAAGCCTCTAG
- a CDS encoding LCP family protein has translation MAGSSGVRGEVPAVEDTMSLTAQEKGEKSEKGEPAGDGRRGGGRGAGRGPDRKRRRRRALRWSATVLAVVILGAAGAGYLYYEHLNANIKHDDLNIGDDKDRAADTKANSAGQTALNILLIGSDARDTAANQKLGGAKYDFGGPPLADVQMLLHISADRSNMSVVSMPRDTLLDIPRCTDPDDGKTYGALQGEMTNVSLGRGGPGCTVATWEKLTDIHIDHFMMIDFSGVVSMADAIGGVPVCVDANVYSHTSTGKGSGLKLEEGTHSVKGKQALQWLRTRYGFEDDTDLARAKAQHMYMNSMVRELRANAKLTNPNKLRKLAEAATKAITVDDGLDTITKMYDLAGELQKVPTDRITMTTMPNRYQGSRVVPTEDAKQLFRLVREDIALDGKDAKKATASPSPTVTDAAAPNDRIAVQVHNGTYSDTLGAVRGRATAVTELLTGKGFTKAVADTSPATAVASTVVRYPSADLQGDALAVAKALGVPAAQVKKSTAVSGVTVLVGADWRSGTAYKAPVKDDKTPDTAGAINASDTTQCMHVDPAYTW, from the coding sequence ATGGCGGGGAGCAGCGGGGTGCGCGGGGAGGTTCCCGCGGTCGAGGACACGATGTCCTTGACGGCGCAGGAGAAGGGCGAGAAGAGCGAGAAGGGGGAGCCGGCCGGCGACGGAAGACGCGGCGGCGGACGCGGCGCGGGCCGCGGCCCGGACCGCAAACGCCGACGTCGACGCGCGTTGCGCTGGTCGGCGACGGTGCTCGCGGTGGTGATACTCGGGGCCGCGGGGGCCGGCTACCTGTACTACGAGCACCTCAACGCGAACATCAAGCACGACGACCTGAACATCGGCGACGACAAGGACCGCGCGGCCGACACCAAGGCCAACTCGGCGGGCCAGACGGCGCTGAACATCCTGCTGATCGGCTCGGACGCCCGGGACACCGCCGCGAACCAGAAGCTCGGCGGCGCCAAGTACGACTTCGGCGGTCCCCCGCTCGCGGACGTCCAGATGCTGCTGCACATATCGGCGGACCGCAGCAACATGTCGGTGGTGAGCATGCCGCGCGACACCCTGCTGGACATCCCCAGGTGCACGGACCCCGACGACGGGAAGACCTACGGGGCGTTGCAGGGCGAGATGACGAACGTGTCGCTCGGCCGCGGCGGTCCGGGCTGCACGGTGGCCACCTGGGAGAAGCTCACCGACATCCACATCGACCACTTCATGATGATCGACTTCTCGGGTGTCGTCTCCATGGCGGACGCGATCGGCGGTGTGCCGGTCTGTGTGGACGCCAACGTCTACTCGCACACCAGCACCGGCAAGGGCTCCGGCCTGAAGCTGGAGGAGGGCACGCACTCCGTCAAGGGCAAGCAGGCCCTCCAGTGGCTGCGCACGCGCTACGGCTTCGAGGACGACACCGACCTCGCCCGTGCCAAGGCGCAGCACATGTACATGAACTCGATGGTCCGCGAGCTGCGCGCCAACGCCAAGCTGACCAACCCCAACAAGCTGCGCAAGCTCGCCGAGGCGGCCACCAAGGCCATCACCGTCGACGACGGCCTCGACACCATCACGAAGATGTACGACCTGGCGGGCGAGTTGCAGAAGGTGCCCACCGACCGCATCACGATGACGACGATGCCCAACCGCTACCAGGGCAGCCGGGTCGTGCCCACGGAGGACGCCAAGCAGCTGTTCCGCCTGGTGCGCGAGGACATCGCCCTGGACGGCAAGGACGCCAAGAAGGCCACCGCGAGCCCGTCGCCGACGGTGACGGACGCGGCCGCGCCGAACGACCGGATCGCCGTGCAGGTCCACAACGGGACCTACTCGGACACCCTGGGGGCGGTCCGCGGACGCGCGACGGCGGTGACGGAGCTGCTGACGGGCAAGGGCTTCACCAAGGCCGTCGCGGACACCTCTCCGGCCACGGCCGTGGCGAGCACCGTGGTCCGCTACCCGAGCGCCGACCTCCAGGGGGACGCCCTGGCCGTCGCCAAGGCCCTCGGCGTCCCGGCGGCCCAGGTGAAGAAGTCCACCGCGGTCTCCGGGGTCACGGTCCTCGTCGGAGCGGACTGGCGCTCGGGGACGGCGTACAAGGCGCCGGTGAAGGACGACAAGACACCCGACACCGCCGGGGCGATCAACGCCTCCGACACCACCCAGTGCATGCACGTGGACCCGGCCTACACCTGGTAG
- a CDS encoding peptidoglycan recognition protein: MRGLLATSIGVTCAAALALPLTPPADAATARPAPATKTAPTGTARATSPDTPTTHTTHTTHTTRSTNATRSTRTTSTLPDLPGSTQSLPLTPLAGDRALGGTGADRGLSRRDVHRFSLLGVVWDDPDTELHGRVQVRTRPSGAGAWSGWQDVETHNADHGADPGTRESASGRVRGATAPLWVGDSDGVEIRVHPDTERRTEETAKGTRTLSTIAPLPSGLRLELVDPGAAPPERAPADGDDTVNAEDAEGPEDADGTQDADGPEGAEGPAGSVIPGMTAEVAETSAANAALAPLGALEIPALDRAGTERELLALRGTELTAAQRAKPYIGARPSIVTRRGWGADENLRESGFRYTTQVKAAFVHHTASGNGYKCSQAPSVIRGIYRYHVRSMGWRDIGYNFLVDKCGKIYEGRAGGVAKPVLGAHTLGFNSNSMGIAVLGTFTSAKPNTTTLNAIARLTAWKLGLFGANPQGKTYLKSAGGNLYGKGKNVRLNVISGHRDGFATECPGKQLYGKLTSARSTAARYQGR; encoded by the coding sequence ATGCGCGGATTGCTTGCTACCTCGATCGGTGTCACCTGCGCGGCGGCACTCGCCCTCCCGCTGACGCCGCCCGCCGACGCGGCGACGGCGCGACCGGCGCCGGCCACGAAGACGGCGCCCACCGGGACGGCCAGGGCCACGAGCCCCGACACCCCGACCACCCACACGACTCACACGACTCACACGACGCGGTCGACGAACGCGACTCGGTCGACTCGGACCACTTCTACCCTCCCCGACCTCCCGGGCAGCACCCAGTCGCTGCCCCTGACCCCTCTCGCCGGTGACCGTGCGCTGGGCGGCACCGGCGCCGACCGGGGCCTGTCCCGACGGGACGTGCACCGCTTCTCCCTCCTGGGCGTCGTCTGGGACGACCCGGACACGGAGCTCCACGGCCGCGTCCAGGTCCGCACCCGTCCGTCGGGCGCCGGCGCCTGGTCCGGCTGGCAGGACGTCGAGACCCACAACGCCGACCACGGCGCCGACCCCGGCACCCGGGAGAGCGCCTCCGGCCGGGTCCGCGGCGCCACGGCCCCCCTGTGGGTCGGCGACTCCGACGGCGTGGAGATCCGCGTCCACCCGGACACGGAACGCCGTACGGAGGAGACCGCCAAAGGCACCCGCACCCTCTCCACGATCGCCCCGCTCCCGTCCGGCCTGCGACTGGAACTGGTCGACCCGGGAGCGGCACCCCCCGAGCGCGCCCCCGCGGACGGGGACGACACGGTGAACGCCGAGGACGCGGAAGGCCCCGAGGACGCGGACGGCACGCAGGACGCCGACGGTCCCGAGGGCGCCGAGGGCCCGGCGGGTTCCGTCATCCCGGGCATGACCGCCGAGGTGGCCGAGACCTCCGCCGCCAACGCCGCCCTCGCCCCGCTCGGCGCCCTGGAGATCCCCGCCCTGGACCGTGCGGGCACCGAGCGCGAACTCCTCGCCCTGCGCGGGACCGAACTGACGGCGGCCCAGCGGGCGAAGCCGTACATCGGCGCCCGCCCGAGCATCGTCACCCGCCGCGGCTGGGGCGCCGACGAGAACCTGCGCGAGAGCGGCTTCCGCTACACGACGCAGGTCAAGGCCGCGTTCGTGCACCACACGGCCTCGGGCAACGGCTACAAGTGCTCACAGGCCCCGTCCGTCATCCGCGGCATCTACCGGTACCACGTCAGGAGCATGGGCTGGCGGGACATCGGCTACAACTTCCTGGTCGACAAGTGCGGGAAGATCTACGAGGGCCGCGCCGGGGGAGTGGCGAAGCCCGTACTCGGCGCCCACACCCTCGGGTTCAACAGCAACAGCATGGGGATCGCCGTCCTCGGCACCTTCACCAGCGCCAAGCCGAACACCACCACGCTCAACGCGATCGCGCGGCTGACGGCCTGGAAGCTCGGCCTCTTCGGGGCGAATCCCCAGGGGAAGACATACCTGAAGTCCGCCGGTGGCAATCTCTACGGAAAGGGAAAGAACGTACGACTGAACGTGATCTCGGGTCACCGGGACGGGTTCGCCACGGAGTGCCCCGGCAAGCAGCTCTACGGCAAGCTCACCTCGGCCCGCTCGACCGCGGCGCGCTACCAGGGGCGCTGA
- a CDS encoding TIGR03089 family protein gives MTAIDRTPADLLRSALAADPARPLVTFYDDATGERVELSVATFANWVAKTANLLQDGLSAEPGDRVALLLPAHWQTAVWLLACSSVGVVADVAGDPARADFVVAGPGMFEAGLACKGERYALSLAPLGRRFVPGPPEGYDDYAVNVPSFGDRFAPYVPVDPEAPALIVAGAEYTGAETVERARASAAGLGLTGPGSRLLSGLPYDTWEGLCAGLYAPLASGGSVVLCRNLAEASEEAVARRVESERVTATVR, from the coding sequence GTGACTGCCATTGATCGCACCCCTGCCGACCTGCTGCGTTCCGCGCTGGCCGCGGACCCCGCGCGCCCCTTGGTGACCTTCTACGACGACGCCACGGGCGAGCGGGTCGAATTGTCCGTGGCCACCTTCGCCAACTGGGTGGCCAAGACCGCCAATCTCCTCCAGGACGGGCTGTCCGCCGAACCCGGCGACCGGGTCGCGCTGCTGCTGCCCGCGCACTGGCAGACGGCCGTGTGGCTGCTGGCGTGCTCGTCGGTGGGGGTCGTCGCGGACGTGGCCGGGGATCCGGCGCGCGCGGACTTCGTGGTCGCGGGGCCCGGCATGTTCGAGGCGGGGCTGGCCTGCAAGGGCGAGCGGTACGCGCTGTCCCTGGCACCGCTCGGCCGGCGGTTCGTGCCCGGGCCTCCCGAGGGCTACGACGACTACGCCGTGAACGTCCCGTCCTTCGGGGACCGGTTCGCGCCCTACGTCCCCGTGGACCCCGAGGCGCCCGCGCTGATCGTGGCCGGGGCCGAGTACACCGGCGCCGAGACCGTGGAGCGGGCCCGGGCGTCGGCGGCGGGACTCGGACTGACGGGTCCCGGGTCCCGGCTGCTGTCGGGGCTGCCGTACGACACCTGGGAGGGGCTCTGCGCCGGGCTGTACGCGCCGCTGGCGAGCGGAGGGTCCGTGGTGCTGTGCAGGAACCTGGCAGAGGCGAGCGAGGAGGCGGTGGCGCGGCGGGTGGAGAGCGAGCGGGTCACGGCGACCGTCCGCTGA
- a CDS encoding glycosyltransferase family 2 protein produces MNAKPDVRLPAVSVIMPVLDEERHLRGAVQAILAQEYAGEMEVVIAIGPSKDRTEEIAAELVAETASHANKRVHTVPNPTGRTPAALNAAIKASRHPVVVRVDGHGMLSPDYIATAVRLLEETGAQNVGGIMHAEGENDWEHAVAAAMTSKIGVGNAAFHTGGQAGPAETVYLGVFRREALEQQGGYNEEFVRAQDWELNFRIREAGGLIWFSPELKVSYRPRPSVRALAKQYKDYGRWRHVVARYHEGSINLRYLAPPVAVCAIAAGIVVGAVLTPLGFLVPAGYLAAITAGSLPAGRGLPPKARLRIPVALATMHMSWGFGFLTSPKALARKVIASRRPAVLSDTH; encoded by the coding sequence ATGAACGCCAAGCCCGACGTGCGCCTCCCCGCAGTGTCCGTCATCATGCCCGTCCTCGACGAGGAGCGGCATCTGCGCGGAGCCGTCCAAGCGATCCTCGCGCAGGAGTACGCCGGCGAGATGGAGGTCGTGATCGCCATCGGTCCGTCCAAGGACCGTACGGAAGAGATCGCGGCCGAGCTCGTCGCCGAGACCGCCTCCCACGCCAACAAGCGCGTGCACACGGTCCCCAATCCCACCGGGCGGACGCCCGCGGCGCTCAACGCCGCGATCAAGGCCTCCCGCCATCCGGTCGTCGTCCGCGTCGACGGGCACGGCATGCTCTCGCCGGACTACATCGCCACCGCGGTGCGGCTCCTGGAGGAGACCGGCGCGCAGAACGTCGGCGGGATCATGCACGCCGAGGGCGAGAACGACTGGGAGCACGCGGTCGCCGCGGCCATGACCTCGAAGATCGGGGTCGGCAACGCCGCCTTCCACACCGGAGGGCAGGCCGGCCCGGCGGAGACCGTGTACCTCGGTGTCTTCCGCCGGGAGGCGCTGGAGCAACAGGGCGGCTACAACGAGGAGTTCGTCCGCGCCCAGGACTGGGAGCTGAACTTCCGGATCAGGGAGGCGGGCGGCCTGATCTGGTTCTCGCCCGAGCTCAAGGTGTCGTACCGGCCGAGGCCCAGCGTCAGGGCGCTCGCCAAGCAGTACAAGGACTACGGCCGTTGGCGGCACGTCGTCGCCCGCTACCACGAGGGCTCCATCAACCTGCGCTACCTCGCCCCGCCGGTCGCGGTGTGCGCGATAGCCGCCGGCATCGTGGTGGGCGCCGTGCTCACCCCGCTGGGCTTCCTCGTCCCCGCCGGCTACCTCGCGGCGATCACCGCCGGTTCCCTGCCGGCCGGCCGGGGGCTGCCGCCGAAGGCACGGCTGCGGATCCCCGTGGCCCTCGCCACCATGCACATGTCGTGGGGATTCGGCTTCCTGACCAGCCCCAAGGCGCTGGCCAGGAAGGTCATCGCGTCACGGCGCCCCGCGGTCCTCAGCGACACGCACTGA
- a CDS encoding four-helix bundle copper-binding protein has product MTQPGTMTAMSKEMQDCVEACMSCHSVCEETMSSCMQLGGQAQMQIMRALMDCSETTRMCADMMMRRSPMATEMCAMCAKACDMCAEACMSMPDDPQMMRCAEACRRCADMCRTMAGATM; this is encoded by the coding sequence ATGACCCAGCCCGGAACCATGACCGCCATGAGCAAGGAGATGCAGGACTGCGTCGAGGCGTGCATGTCCTGCCACAGCGTCTGCGAGGAGACCATGAGCTCCTGCATGCAGCTGGGCGGCCAGGCCCAGATGCAGATCATGCGCGCGCTGATGGACTGCTCGGAGACGACCCGCATGTGCGCCGACATGATGATGCGGCGCTCGCCCATGGCGACCGAGATGTGCGCGATGTGCGCCAAGGCCTGTGACATGTGCGCCGAGGCGTGTATGTCCATGCCGGACGATCCGCAGATGATGCGCTGCGCCGAGGCGTGTCGCCGCTGCGCCGACATGTGCCGCACGATGGCCGGCGCCACCATGTGA